The Streptomyces sp. 135 sequence TCCCGCACGGCCTGCTCCGTGGCGTGCGCCTGGGGCTCGCCGCGGGCCGACAGCAGCGTGAGCCGCCGTACGCCCAGCTCCACCGCGAGGCGGGCGAACGCGCCGACCGCCTCCGCCGCGCCGGGCGCCCCCACGTCCGGCAGATGGGCGAGGTGCGCCGCGTCGGCGCCCCGCAGGGCGTCCGCCCACGTCGACCGGTCCGCCCAGTCGAACCGCACGGCGCCCGCACGTGAGGCCGGCCGCACCGTGAGCCCCGCCGCCTCGGCGGACTCCACCACCCTGCGCCCCACCCGCCCGGTCGCGCCCGTCACCAGAACCGTCATCTTCACCGTGTCCGTCGTCATGGCTTCAGTCAACCGCCCGGCCCGCGCCCGGACCATCGCCGAGGCGCTCACGTCCATACGCCTGCGTCTACGCTGCCGCCATGGACGTACTCGCAGGCTTGCTGGAGGGCCCGCGCGCCCGGGGGGCCTTCATGATCCGCGCGCTGTTCGACCCGCCCTGGTCCGTGCGCATCGCGGACGAGGCCCCCCTGTCGGTCATGATCATGGTGCGGGGCAGCGCGTGGATCGTCCCCGAGGACGGGGCGCCCGCGCAGCGCATCCGCCCCGGCGACCTCGCCATCGCGCGCGGACCCGACCACTACACCTGCGCCGACGACCCCACCACCGAGGCGTTCGCCGAGATCCAGCCGGGCGAGCGCTGCGTGCCGCTGGGCGGCGCCCCGTCCGGCAAGTACGCCGGACTCGGGCCGCGCGCCTGGGGCGAGTCCCACGACAGCTCCGTGGAGATGCTGATCGGCACCTACCAGCTGCGGGGCGAGCTCACCGGCCGGCTCCTGGACGCGCTGCCGCCGCTGCTCGTGCTGCCCACCGAGGTGTGGGACTGCCCGCTCACCCCGCTGCTCGCCGACGAGATCAGCAAGGACGAACCCGGCCAGGACGTCGTCCTCGACCGGCTCCTGGACCTCCTCCTGATCGCCGCCCTGCGGGCCTGGTTCTCCCGCCCCGAGGCCGCGGCCCCCGCCTGGTACCGGGCGATGGGCGACCCCGTCGTCGGCCGCGCCCTGCGCCTGCTCCAGGACGATCCCGCGCACCCCTGGACGATCCAGGGCCTCGCCTCGAGGACCGGCGTCTCCCGGGCCGCGCTGGCCAGGCGCTTCACCGACCTGGTGGGGGAGCCCCCGATGACGTACCTGACGAACTGGCGGCTCGCGCTCGCCGCGGACCTGCTGCGCGACAGCGAGCTGACGATCGGCGCGATAGCCCGCAAGGTCGGCTACGGCAGCGCGTTCGCCCTGTCCGGCGCCTTCAAGCGGGTCCACGGCATCAGCCCGCAGGAGCACCGCACCCGCGCGGCGTAGCCTTCCGTACGTGGCCCACGAGACCGACGACCAAAGGACGTACCGGGAGCGGCCGTCCCGGCTGACCGGCGCGGTCGTGTGGACGCGCACGGCTTCGGGCATCCCCGGCACCCCCGACGGCGTCCGCCCCGTGCTGCCCGACGGCTGCATGGACCTGCTGTGGACCGAGGGCCGGCTGTTCGTCGCGGGCCCGGACACCCGTGCGTACGTCCCCGGCGCGGCGGAGTCCGGCGGCCGCTACGTCGGCATCCGCTTCCACCCCGGCACCGCCCCCGCCTTCCTCGGCGTCCCGGCCCACGAACTGCGCGACCAGCGCGTGGAGTTGGCCGACCTGTGGGGCGCGGCGACGGCGCGCCGCCTGGTGGGGCGGGTGGACGGCGCGCCCGATCCGGTGGCCGCCCTGGAGGCCCTCGCCCTCCGGCGCGCCGCCGACGCCGGACCGCCCGACCCGTTCCTCACGGCAGTGGTCAGGTCCCTGGACGCCGGCCGGTCCGTCGCGCAGACGGCGGCCGCCCTCGGCGTCAACGCCCGCCTGCTGCACCGCCGCTCGCTGCCCGCCTTCGGGTACGGCCCGAAGACGCTCGCCCGGGTGCTGCGCCTGAAGCGCGCACTGACCCTGGCCCGCGAAGGACTGCCGTACGCGCAGACCGCGGCCGTTACGGGCTTCGCCGACCAGGCTCATCTGGCCCGCGACGTGCGGGAGTTGACAGGTATGTCGCTCACCGAACTACTCGGTGGTCCCCAGCGGCGCGAAGAGGTCGACGCCGTTGCCGTCCGGGTCGAGCACGACCGCGTACCGCTGCCCCCAGAACGCGTCGAAGGGCGCCAGCTCGCTCTTGTACCCGGCGGCCGTCAACTCCTCGTACGTCGCATCGACGCCCTCGGGTGTCCCGCAGTGGAAGGCGAGCCCGATCCGCCCGCCACCGGCCGGGGGACG is a genomic window containing:
- a CDS encoding AraC family transcriptional regulator is translated as MDVLAGLLEGPRARGAFMIRALFDPPWSVRIADEAPLSVMIMVRGSAWIVPEDGAPAQRIRPGDLAIARGPDHYTCADDPTTEAFAEIQPGERCVPLGGAPSGKYAGLGPRAWGESHDSSVEMLIGTYQLRGELTGRLLDALPPLLVLPTEVWDCPLTPLLADEISKDEPGQDVVLDRLLDLLLIAALRAWFSRPEAAAPAWYRAMGDPVVGRALRLLQDDPAHPWTIQGLASRTGVSRAALARRFTDLVGEPPMTYLTNWRLALAADLLRDSELTIGAIARKVGYGSAFALSGAFKRVHGISPQEHRTRAA